One window of the Zea mays cultivar B73 chromosome 3, Zm-B73-REFERENCE-NAM-5.0, whole genome shotgun sequence genome contains the following:
- the LOC103650609 gene encoding classical arabinogalactan protein 9-like, with protein sequence MPTYGMPPPEFALPMPMLAPPPPPPPPSQFPMGFQTPPASVAAPGDGSGQDDPTHSWVNNLFSTHSPAGGGGDGYE encoded by the exons atgccgacatatgggatgccgcctccggagtttgcactgccaatgccaatgttggcgcctccaccaccgcctccgcctccgtcacaattccctatg ggatttcagacaccacccgcttcagttgccgcacctggagatgggtctggtcaggACGACCCAACACATTCGTGGGTGAACAATCTTTTCAGCACGCatagtccagccggaggaggtggcgatggatatgagtga